One genomic region from Rhodothermus sp. encodes:
- the alaS gene encoding alanine--tRNA ligase — MGTYKSSEQIRQSFLDFFREKGHEIVPSAPLVPQNDPTLLFTNAGMNQFKDVFLGTGTRPYKRAANTQKCLRVSGKHNDLEEVGHDTYHHTFFEMLGNWSFGDYFKREAIRWAWELLVERWGLDPDRLYATVHEGDETLGLEPDTEAAELWKSETSIDPSHIKFCPTKDNFWMMGDTGPCGPCSEIHIDLRPDEERRRVPGIELVNADDPRVIEIWNLVFIQYNALPDGRLEPLQAKHVDTGMGLERIVAVLQGKTSNYDTDLFAPILQRAAELSPRDEVRGYDDIRVPDERERERIRVALRVVADHIRAIAFAIADGVVPGNTGRGYVIRRILRRAVRYGYQTLGFREPFLYRLVEPLSYKMGHVFPEIERHRSYVERVIRAEEESFLATLGTGLAFFERLLPYLKAAAEGRPIEAIRADLLRDSQALDLLQKAYVDTADRTAIVEAFLKSAAEKNVPGEVAFLLHDTYGFPIDLTQLMAREEGLGVDMTQYEALMQRQRERARAASTFGAVVLTADEEASGWQRVSKGEDSVFVGYDTTRVEEAHIRAVRTVETPEGPRHELVLDQTPFYAESGGQVGDTGVLHVGDEEVRVLDTQKLNNHIVHYVDRLPKELEAPVEAVVDATRRKRIEKHHTATHLLHAALREILGAHVQQKGSLVAPDRLRFDFSHFERVTPELLRQIEARVNEVIQRNVPRIEERDVPFEEAIARGAMALFGEKYGDRVRVITFDPNFSMELCGGTHVAATGELGVFRIISEGSVASGIRRVEALAGQDALDWINQQLSELEQARAQFKSLQRSLDEEIAALVEEQRRLEKELAALRREQQKARLATLVEQAHRVNGLRVVTGELEALSMDELRELAQTLRSQLGREGVAVLGTTDPKKRKVYLAAAVTDDVVARGLEAGRLVGEVARIVGGGGGGRPTLATAGGRQPERLHEALEAVPRLVQQMVD; from the coding sequence ATGGGGACCTATAAATCATCCGAACAGATCCGCCAGTCGTTTCTGGACTTCTTCCGGGAAAAGGGCCATGAGATTGTCCCGAGCGCGCCACTGGTGCCGCAGAATGATCCCACCCTGCTGTTTACCAATGCAGGGATGAATCAATTCAAAGATGTATTTCTGGGCACCGGTACTCGGCCTTATAAACGAGCGGCCAATACGCAGAAATGTCTGCGCGTATCGGGAAAGCATAACGATCTCGAAGAGGTGGGGCACGACACCTACCACCACACCTTCTTCGAGATGCTGGGCAACTGGAGCTTCGGCGATTACTTTAAGCGAGAAGCCATTCGATGGGCCTGGGAGTTGCTTGTGGAGCGCTGGGGCCTGGATCCCGACCGGCTCTATGCTACCGTTCACGAGGGAGATGAGACACTGGGGTTGGAGCCCGATACCGAGGCAGCCGAGCTCTGGAAGTCGGAAACGTCCATCGATCCCTCACACATCAAGTTCTGTCCGACCAAGGATAACTTCTGGATGATGGGCGATACGGGCCCATGTGGTCCCTGCAGCGAAATTCATATTGACCTGCGGCCTGATGAGGAGCGGCGGCGCGTGCCGGGGATCGAGCTGGTCAACGCCGATGATCCACGGGTAATCGAAATCTGGAATCTGGTTTTCATCCAGTATAATGCGCTGCCGGATGGGCGTCTGGAGCCGCTCCAGGCAAAGCACGTCGATACCGGTATGGGTCTGGAGCGCATTGTGGCCGTGCTTCAGGGAAAGACATCGAACTATGACACGGACCTGTTTGCCCCGATTCTGCAACGGGCGGCCGAGTTGTCACCACGCGATGAGGTGCGCGGCTACGACGACATCCGTGTCCCAGATGAACGAGAACGAGAGCGCATCCGGGTGGCGTTGCGCGTGGTAGCCGACCACATCCGGGCTATCGCCTTTGCGATTGCCGACGGCGTGGTACCGGGCAACACCGGTCGCGGCTATGTTATCCGGCGCATCCTGCGGCGGGCCGTGCGTTATGGCTATCAAACCCTGGGCTTTCGCGAACCTTTCCTCTACCGGCTTGTCGAGCCCCTGTCCTACAAAATGGGCCATGTTTTCCCGGAGATTGAGCGGCACCGTTCCTATGTGGAGCGCGTCATTCGTGCCGAAGAGGAAAGCTTCCTGGCCACGCTGGGCACCGGGCTGGCTTTCTTTGAACGCCTGCTACCTTACCTGAAGGCGGCTGCCGAGGGCCGTCCGATTGAGGCCATCCGGGCCGACCTGCTGCGTGACAGTCAGGCCCTTGATCTGCTGCAGAAAGCGTACGTGGACACCGCCGACCGTACTGCCATTGTCGAGGCCTTCCTGAAGAGTGCGGCGGAGAAAAATGTGCCCGGTGAGGTGGCTTTCCTGTTACACGACACCTATGGCTTTCCGATCGACCTGACGCAGCTTATGGCGCGCGAAGAAGGGCTGGGCGTCGATATGACACAGTATGAGGCCCTGATGCAACGCCAGCGCGAGCGGGCACGCGCTGCCTCTACCTTTGGCGCTGTCGTGCTGACGGCCGACGAAGAAGCATCCGGATGGCAACGTGTCAGCAAGGGCGAAGACTCCGTCTTTGTGGGCTACGACACGACGCGTGTTGAGGAGGCGCACATCCGCGCTGTGCGTACGGTCGAGACGCCCGAGGGTCCACGGCACGAACTGGTGCTCGACCAGACGCCCTTCTATGCGGAAAGTGGGGGGCAGGTAGGCGATACCGGTGTGTTGCACGTGGGGGACGAGGAGGTCCGTGTGCTTGATACGCAGAAGCTCAACAACCATATCGTGCACTATGTGGATCGGCTGCCCAAAGAACTGGAGGCACCGGTCGAAGCGGTGGTGGATGCGACGCGCCGCAAACGCATTGAGAAGCACCACACCGCTACCCACCTGCTGCATGCTGCACTGCGCGAAATCCTGGGAGCGCACGTGCAACAGAAGGGTTCGCTGGTGGCGCCCGATCGATTACGCTTTGACTTCAGCCACTTCGAACGTGTAACGCCCGAGCTGTTGCGTCAGATCGAAGCCCGTGTCAACGAGGTGATTCAGCGTAACGTGCCGCGTATCGAAGAGCGAGATGTACCTTTCGAAGAGGCCATTGCACGGGGGGCCATGGCGCTTTTCGGTGAAAAGTATGGAGATCGCGTGCGTGTGATCACTTTCGATCCGAACTTCTCGATGGAGCTCTGTGGGGGTACGCACGTGGCAGCAACGGGTGAGCTGGGGGTGTTCCGGATCATCTCGGAAGGATCAGTTGCTTCAGGCATTCGACGTGTGGAAGCCCTGGCCGGTCAGGATGCACTCGACTGGATCAACCAGCAGCTTTCCGAGCTGGAGCAGGCACGGGCGCAGTTCAAGAGCCTGCAGCGTTCGCTGGATGAAGAGATCGCAGCATTGGTCGAAGAGCAGCGTCGGCTGGAAAAGGAGCTGGCTGCACTTCGGCGGGAGCAGCAGAAGGCACGTCTGGCTACGCTGGTCGAACAGGCACATCGGGTGAACGGGTTGCGTGTAGTGACGGGCGAACTGGAGGCCCTTTCGATGGACGAGCTGCGTGAGCTGGCGCAAACGCTCAGAAGCCAGCTTGGCCGTGAAGGAGTCGCCGTGCTGGGCACCACCGATCCGAAAAAGCGAAAGGTATATCTGGCTGCGGCCGTGACCGACGACGTGGTAGCGCGTGGTCTGGAAGCCGGGCGGCTGGTTGGCGAAGTGGCTCGCATCGTAGGTGGCGGCGGAGGAGGACGCCCGACGCTGGCCACGGCCGGCGGACGCCAGCCCGAGCGGCTCCACGAGGCACTTGAAGCGGTGCCACGTCTGGTCCAGCAAATGGTCGATTAA
- a CDS encoding DUF86 domain-containing protein has translation MVFNGILLRKVRVIEQVVAELQSLVPLSVEQLQTDWKIRRAVERNFQIAIEAMIDICQRILSVKGQTPASTAAEAIKRCVQLEGLSNEHPYRHMVQFRNFMVHQYGEVSPNLLIDLVNQQVGDFHQFVRKVQAYVTG, from the coding sequence ATGGTATTCAATGGTATATTGCTTCGCAAAGTGCGCGTTATTGAACAGGTGGTTGCCGAGTTGCAATCGCTGGTGCCGCTTTCGGTCGAGCAATTGCAGACCGACTGGAAAATTCGGCGTGCGGTGGAGCGAAATTTCCAGATTGCCATTGAAGCCATGATCGATATTTGCCAGCGCATTCTGAGCGTGAAAGGCCAGACACCTGCATCGACTGCGGCCGAGGCGATAAAGCGCTGCGTGCAGCTGGAGGGACTTTCGAATGAACATCCTTACCGGCACATGGTGCAATTTCGAAATTTTATGGTGCATCAGTATGGGGAGGTAAGCCCCAACCTGCTAATTGATCTGGTCAATCAGCAGGTTGGCGATTTTCATCAGTTCGTTCGCAAAGTACAGGCCTATGTCACCGGTTGA
- a CDS encoding nucleotidyltransferase domain-containing protein: protein MSPVDFKAIEQVLARDPNVLAGWVFGSAREGTVRSGSDLDIGVLVKNPQAWNTLAELRASLQEATGIEAIDLVVLNGAHPLLQFEAISGREVWCQDRDRVATFVMHVARACEDALILLQRGLRMKKDA, encoded by the coding sequence ATGTCACCGGTTGATTTCAAAGCCATCGAACAGGTGCTGGCACGTGATCCAAATGTGCTGGCTGGTTGGGTATTTGGTTCGGCACGGGAAGGCACGGTGCGTTCGGGCAGTGACCTGGACATCGGAGTGTTGGTGAAGAATCCACAGGCCTGGAATACGTTGGCCGAGCTGCGCGCCAGCCTACAGGAAGCCACCGGCATCGAGGCTATTGATCTGGTCGTGCTCAACGGGGCACACCCATTGCTGCAGTTTGAGGCGATTTCAGGCAGAGAGGTCTGGTGCCAAGACCGTGACCGCGTGGCTACTTTTGTCATGCACGTGGCTCGTGCCTGCGAGGATGCGCTGATCCTGCTGCAGCGGGGGCTCCGAATGAAGAAGGATGCGTAA